A genomic window from Deltaproteobacteria bacterium IMCC39524 includes:
- a CDS encoding response regulator, whose protein sequence is MITKSHTILIVDDVKKRRQHLKSMLLEREDAVMEAETAEEALEMVKQRPADLVITETELPTRSGLYLLQKVKQQHPETEVILTTHNASSFSLLQALRHGAFDFIVRPIDTSEILFNVIDRAFTQIDLRIQNRTLLAELEHRNQEMAQSLSMMTALSEAIEKINSAIEVSDLLGRLLDSALGALHAKRGLLALIRGNGRSHFGIKMSRGIAADFVQDHSDQLPEGLLLDIARSGSPIVVPEGLPGYMADRVTIAEQSLVEKPGLLSVPLYHRDRAIGVMVLFGHAEGTPFTDQNLQFLVQLAHHAALTLEKAGIIHQLKRQGKNDKT, encoded by the coding sequence ATGATAACCAAAAGCCATACGATCCTGATCGTTGACGATGTCAAGAAACGACGTCAGCATCTCAAGTCCATGCTTCTGGAACGAGAAGATGCGGTGATGGAGGCAGAAACAGCAGAAGAAGCTCTCGAAATGGTCAAACAAAGACCGGCAGACCTGGTCATCACAGAGACAGAACTGCCAACGCGGAGCGGCCTGTACCTGTTACAGAAGGTCAAGCAACAGCACCCGGAGACAGAGGTAATACTGACAACCCACAACGCCTCGTCTTTCAGCTTGTTACAGGCTCTGAGGCATGGCGCCTTTGACTTCATCGTTCGCCCCATCGACACCTCTGAGATTCTCTTCAACGTTATCGACCGCGCTTTCACACAAATCGACCTGAGAATACAGAATCGAACTCTTCTGGCAGAGCTGGAACATCGCAACCAAGAGATGGCCCAGTCATTGAGCATGATGACCGCACTCAGTGAAGCGATAGAAAAAATAAATTCCGCAATTGAAGTCAGTGACCTGCTTGGGCGCCTGCTTGATTCTGCCCTTGGAGCCTTGCATGCCAAACGTGGTTTATTGGCACTGATTCGTGGCAATGGACGCAGTCACTTCGGCATCAAAATGAGTCGCGGCATCGCGGCAGACTTTGTACAAGACCATTCAGATCAACTTCCAGAAGGACTCCTGCTGGACATTGCCCGCAGCGGCAGCCCGATAGTTGTACCTGAGGGATTGCCCGGCTACATGGCTGACCGGGTGACAATCGCCGAACAATCGCTGGTGGAGAAACCCGGTTTACTCTCCGTGCCACTCTATCATCGCGACCGTGCGATCGGTGTGATGGTTTTATTCGGCCATGCAGAAGGGACACCTTTTACCGACCAGAATCTACAGTTCCTCGTGCAACTGGCTCATCACGCAGCACTCACTCTCGAAAAAGCTGGCATCATCCATCAATTAAAGCGGCAGGGTAAAAACGACAAAACTTGA
- a CDS encoding cytochrome c biogenesis protein ResB: protein MTDSKQKSLSLLHRLWLLGCSLKLAIALASAATILIMGGSLVMHFNPAIFAGMEDDIMARWLPWAWSQAPLLVVWVPLSGICVFLFAINTLCCLIDWLLKIKARWRKTGEYLIHAGFILLSIAFLWGNISGFRSGPHRIFQGEHLAIPNMQGLSLLLEEFTPQLEPSGRPLDMLNQVSLWDNGTQVAEALVRMNHPLIYKGMVILPTSFGQELDGFKFHMPGRGVIELRTGSRLSISSESTIVLLKTLPDARRNNQGRVIQTGNRLNNPAMLISLQGPSGKLWEGWYFLRTPLPRQLREAGIALRPTEPVFKTFSLLTINRDPGDKLAALGAGCITLGVVFALFSFYRKRAQGDRPEV, encoded by the coding sequence ATGACTGACAGCAAACAAAAGTCTCTTTCGCTATTGCACAGGTTATGGCTGCTTGGCTGCTCACTGAAGCTGGCAATTGCCCTGGCCTCTGCGGCAACCATTCTGATTATGGGCGGCTCGCTTGTCATGCACTTCAATCCAGCCATCTTCGCTGGCATGGAAGATGACATCATGGCCCGCTGGCTACCATGGGCATGGTCACAAGCGCCCCTGCTGGTGGTTTGGGTTCCATTAAGCGGCATCTGTGTTTTCCTGTTCGCAATCAACACACTCTGCTGCCTGATCGACTGGCTTTTAAAAATCAAGGCTCGCTGGCGTAAAACCGGCGAATACCTGATTCATGCCGGCTTCATCCTCCTGAGCATCGCTTTCTTGTGGGGAAACATCAGCGGTTTCCGATCCGGGCCTCATCGCATTTTTCAGGGAGAACATCTGGCCATTCCCAACATGCAAGGGCTTTCTCTACTCCTGGAGGAGTTCACACCGCAGCTCGAACCTTCCGGGCGCCCGCTTGATATGCTGAACCAGGTCTCTCTCTGGGATAACGGCACACAGGTCGCTGAAGCACTGGTACGAATGAACCACCCGCTCATATATAAGGGAATGGTTATCCTGCCCACCTCCTTTGGCCAGGAGTTGGACGGTTTCAAATTTCACATGCCGGGCCGCGGGGTGATCGAGCTCAGGACCGGTAGCAGGCTGTCAATTTCTTCTGAGAGCACTATTGTTCTCCTCAAGACGCTCCCGGATGCACGCCGAAACAACCAGGGAAGAGTCATACAAACCGGCAATCGACTCAACAACCCGGCCATGCTGATCTCTCTTCAGGGGCCATCCGGCAAACTCTGGGAAGGTTGGTATTTTCTGCGCACCCCGCTGCCCCGGCAACTGAGGGAAGCAGGTATCGCGCTACGTCCGACCGAGCCAGTGTTCAAAACTTTCAGCCTTTTGACAATCAATAGAGACCCTGGAGACAAATTGGCTGCGTTGGGCGCTGGGTGCATCACCCTCGGGGTAGTCTTCGCCCTCTTCTCCTTTTATCGTAAAAGAGCACAGGGAGATCGCCCGGAAGTTTGA
- the ccsA gene encoding cytochrome c biogenesis protein CcsA — MSKPLLYLLFSIYATATIGYLLHLIWRRPIIAKGALALIAAGVFLQTGLLAHRWWLAGYLPVTNLFATLFFFSWALALIYLYFELRYRIRATGLFVMLLNLLLLGGALPRDTKISALIPALDTPLFSLHIIFSFIGYAFFAMAFSIGALYLLQTRLHSNMLPDLQTLRRINEEAIFLGFSLFTLCMIAGSIWAHIAWGHWFSWNIKSVWSVLVWMFYAGMCHAKFIRRWQGGVYAWLSIAGFGVVLFTYLGIGLLLESNHPLE, encoded by the coding sequence ATGTCAAAACCACTTCTCTACCTGCTATTTTCAATCTACGCGACGGCCACCATCGGCTACCTGCTGCACCTGATCTGGAGACGGCCCATCATTGCCAAGGGAGCGCTTGCGCTGATAGCCGCAGGCGTCTTTCTGCAAACAGGCCTCCTCGCTCATCGTTGGTGGCTCGCGGGCTACTTGCCGGTAACCAACCTTTTCGCCACGCTCTTCTTTTTCAGCTGGGCCCTGGCCCTGATTTACCTGTACTTTGAGCTCCGTTATCGCATCCGCGCCACGGGTCTTTTTGTTATGCTTCTCAATCTCCTTCTACTCGGTGGCGCACTGCCGCGAGACACGAAGATCTCTGCCTTGATCCCGGCGCTCGACACACCGTTGTTCAGCTTGCACATTATTTTTTCTTTCATCGGTTATGCCTTTTTCGCCATGGCCTTTTCCATCGGCGCGCTCTACCTGCTCCAGACCCGCTTGCACAGCAACATGTTACCGGATCTTCAGACCCTGAGGCGCATCAACGAAGAAGCGATCTTTCTTGGTTTCAGCCTTTTTACCCTCTGCATGATTGCAGGCAGCATCTGGGCGCATATTGCCTGGGGCCACTGGTTCAGCTGGAACATCAAAAGTGTCTGGTCGGTGCTGGTCTGGATGTTTTATGCGGGAATGTGCCACGCCAAGTTCATTCGTCGCTGGCAAGGAGGCGTCTACGCCTGGCTCTCGATCGCCGGATTCGGTGTCGTACTTTTCACTTACCTTGGCATTGGCCTGTTGCTGGAAAGCAACCATCCTCTGGAGTAG
- a CDS encoding 6-carboxyhexanoate--CoA ligase → MKTSLYSVRMRASCHDQHISGAERIVPVHAVAETTAALIERALSAPLGPPDKVHCNSEQIDPATVHLAKLPDVHSYQVESVQDGRLAASQLLVGAGLSVDCAALAVATLAEGAGPDGVVMRGAVLMDALTGERLEHDPARGVRVSRMDLLSTCRPDVEALLAAAGLGHHRVLEALILSGKVLHAPGIVAELCWSDAPEYVTGYVASPRCGYQRISQLKTAGDKRGGRVFFVDRTKVTVPALVDYLERQPVLFDAAGTIAPLKKWELADA, encoded by the coding sequence ATGAAGACCTCCCTCTATTCAGTGCGTATGCGGGCCTCTTGCCACGATCAGCACATTTCTGGTGCGGAACGCATTGTGCCCGTGCATGCTGTTGCAGAAACCACGGCTGCTTTGATTGAGCGTGCGTTAAGTGCTCCTCTCGGACCGCCTGACAAGGTTCATTGTAACTCAGAGCAAATTGATCCGGCAACGGTGCACTTGGCAAAACTTCCTGATGTGCACAGTTATCAGGTTGAGAGTGTTCAGGACGGCCGTCTGGCTGCCTCACAGTTGCTGGTCGGGGCCGGTCTCTCGGTAGACTGTGCCGCTCTTGCCGTTGCTACCCTCGCCGAGGGGGCTGGCCCGGATGGAGTCGTTATGCGTGGAGCTGTACTGATGGATGCGCTAACCGGCGAGCGGCTGGAACATGATCCGGCGCGTGGTGTTCGGGTTTCACGCATGGATCTTTTGTCAACCTGCCGACCAGATGTAGAAGCTCTTTTGGCCGCTGCAGGGCTTGGTCATCATCGAGTTCTCGAAGCCTTGATTCTGTCGGGGAAGGTTCTGCACGCACCTGGTATCGTTGCCGAACTCTGCTGGTCTGATGCTCCCGAGTATGTGACCGGCTATGTCGCTTCTCCGCGATGTGGCTACCAGCGCATCTCGCAGTTGAAAACAGCTGGAGACAAGCGTGGCGGCAGGGTGTTTTTTGTCGACCGGACGAAAGTTACTGTGCCGGCTCTTGTTGATTACCTGGAACGACAACCGGTTCTTTTTGATGCCGCGGGCACAATCGCACCTCTGAAGAAATGGGAGCTAGCAGATGCGTAA
- the bioF gene encoding 8-amino-7-oxononanoate synthase produces the protein MRNWQARLDQLSQQGMLRSMRVVDGQGPKVNINGREALLLCSNNYLGIAEHPALTEAMLVATRQYGTGSGASRLVSGTMPPHAALEERIAFFKGSAAALLFNSGYAANTGILQGLFGPDDVIFSDELNHASIIDGCRLARARTVVYPHCDVAALAELMADEKPQRKGRWLIVTDGVFSMDGDKAPLAELCDLKEEHDALLMVDDAHGTGVLGKGGRGTGEYFDCLDRIDLHMGTFGKALGCAGAYLAAEQVVINTLINNSRAFIFSTSLPPGIPAAAMAAFDLIDSEEGHLLRNKLEANRKQLAGLLTAGGMDLLGSTTQIIPVLSKDPEPTMKMTVRLLENGIFLQGIRPPTVAPGLCRLRATVMASHEPADLERAAKKILTVHKELSG, from the coding sequence ATGCGTAACTGGCAAGCACGGCTTGACCAACTTTCTCAGCAAGGCATGTTGCGCTCCATGCGAGTCGTTGATGGGCAGGGACCCAAAGTCAATATTAATGGCCGCGAAGCACTCTTGCTCTGTTCCAATAACTATCTCGGTATTGCAGAGCACCCTGCCTTGACAGAAGCGATGCTTGTAGCGACAAGGCAATACGGTACGGGCTCCGGAGCCAGCCGCCTTGTCTCAGGGACAATGCCACCACATGCCGCATTGGAGGAGCGCATCGCCTTCTTCAAGGGCTCCGCCGCCGCACTGCTGTTCAACTCTGGCTATGCGGCGAACACGGGCATCTTGCAAGGGCTTTTTGGCCCGGATGACGTGATCTTTTCCGATGAACTTAACCACGCCTCGATTATTGACGGTTGTCGCTTGGCCCGTGCGCGTACGGTCGTTTACCCACACTGTGATGTTGCCGCCCTGGCCGAACTCATGGCAGATGAAAAGCCACAGCGTAAAGGGCGCTGGTTGATTGTCACTGATGGTGTTTTCAGTATGGATGGTGATAAGGCGCCGTTGGCCGAACTTTGCGACCTTAAGGAAGAGCACGATGCCTTGTTGATGGTTGATGATGCGCACGGTACGGGTGTCCTTGGTAAGGGAGGGCGGGGTACCGGGGAATATTTTGATTGTCTTGATCGTATTGATTTGCATATGGGCACGTTCGGTAAAGCCCTGGGCTGCGCCGGCGCCTACCTTGCTGCCGAGCAGGTTGTCATCAACACACTGATCAATAACAGCCGTGCCTTTATCTTCTCCACCAGCCTACCGCCGGGTATCCCTGCTGCGGCCATGGCAGCTTTTGATCTCATTGATAGCGAAGAGGGCCACCTGCTCCGCAACAAACTTGAAGCAAATCGGAAACAATTGGCCGGATTGTTGACGGCCGGTGGCATGGACCTTTTGGGCAGTACCACACAGATTATCCCGGTCTTAAGCAAAGACCCGGAGCCGACCATGAAGATGACTGTCCGACTCCTTGAAAACGGCATCTTTTTGCAGGGCATTCGCCCGCCAACGGTCGCGCCAGGACTCTGCCGCTTGCGGGCCACTGTTATGGCCAGTCATGAACCAGCGGACCTTGAACGTGCGGCGAAAAAGATTCTCACCGTCCATAAGGAGCTTTCCGGTTGA
- a CDS encoding alpha/beta fold hydrolase: MKRERFTLPDGGDLAWYEAGNGRPLVLLHGWATSASVFSELVAMLADDFRLLIPDLPGHGASSPAVQNDLESIATTLNFWLATIGSAPVALGGWSLGGMLALEMARQKPQRIDRLLLIGTSPRFTSGDDWTFGLPEVQARALGRNLARRFEATLADFFNLAFAGENISKERLRAIRRFAVKQSPLPDQVAAMELLKGFSEQNQLDLLSQIDQRALVIHGGLDQITPLAAGRYLAASLPHGEFLEFPGVGHGPFLSRPQEVVARILEFC, encoded by the coding sequence TTGAAGCGAGAGCGCTTTACATTACCGGACGGTGGCGACCTGGCCTGGTACGAGGCGGGCAATGGGCGCCCTCTTGTGCTTCTTCATGGTTGGGCTACGTCGGCGTCAGTTTTTAGCGAATTGGTTGCCATGCTTGCCGACGATTTCCGCCTGTTGATCCCAGATCTCCCGGGCCATGGTGCTTCGTCGCCAGCGGTGCAGAACGATCTTGAGAGTATTGCCACAACGTTAAACTTTTGGCTTGCGACCATTGGAAGCGCCCCTGTTGCCCTCGGTGGTTGGTCGCTAGGCGGTATGCTTGCCCTGGAGATGGCTCGTCAAAAGCCTCAGAGGATAGATCGTTTGCTGCTGATCGGAACCTCGCCACGTTTTACTTCTGGTGACGACTGGACTTTTGGCCTGCCCGAAGTTCAGGCCCGTGCCCTAGGCAGAAATCTTGCCCGCCGTTTTGAGGCAACACTGGCTGATTTTTTCAATCTGGCTTTTGCCGGGGAGAACATCTCCAAGGAACGTCTACGCGCAATTCGCCGCTTCGCTGTAAAGCAGAGTCCGCTCCCAGACCAGGTTGCGGCGATGGAACTGTTAAAGGGTTTCTCTGAACAGAATCAACTTGATCTCTTGTCTCAAATTGATCAACGGGCACTGGTTATTCACGGAGGGTTAGATCAGATCACCCCTCTGGCTGCGGGTCGGTATCTTGCGGCAAGTCTACCGCATGGCGAATTTTTGGAGTTTCCCGGAGTCGGGCATGGACCATTTTTGAGCCGACCGCAGGAAGTCGTTGCTAGAATCTTGGAGTTTTGCTGA
- a CDS encoding methyltransferase domain-containing protein, giving the protein MVPVKAIDSERMRGNFSSHAGDYDRYACVQKRVVDLLCSKMSALEVKSGMILDVGTGTGALATAIASQVSEQPLVIMDIAHGMTHEAAQRMPGAFACDGDARFLPFGGHSFATVVSSSVYQWVNCLPAAFTEVARILKPGGLFAMALFGEKTLHELRSSHRHAVAENNQSRSSHVQSFPDLNEVSTAIELAGLSCHELCSTMEVEFHRDVPDLLRQLKQIGASNAATDRPRGLASRQVMQSMIKEYERSYRSEAGLPASYEVIITLAQKLERGRVRI; this is encoded by the coding sequence ATGGTTCCGGTTAAGGCCATTGACAGTGAGCGCATGCGAGGCAACTTTTCGAGTCATGCAGGTGATTATGACCGCTACGCTTGCGTGCAAAAGCGTGTCGTTGATTTGCTGTGCAGTAAAATGTCTGCTCTTGAAGTGAAGTCGGGGATGATTCTGGATGTCGGAACCGGAACAGGGGCTCTTGCTACCGCAATCGCCTCGCAGGTATCAGAGCAACCGCTGGTTATTATGGATATTGCTCACGGCATGACCCATGAAGCGGCGCAGAGAATGCCCGGCGCTTTTGCCTGTGATGGTGACGCAAGATTCCTTCCCTTCGGGGGCCACTCTTTTGCCACTGTCGTCTCAAGCTCCGTCTATCAGTGGGTTAATTGTTTGCCTGCCGCATTTACAGAGGTTGCCAGAATATTGAAGCCCGGTGGGCTCTTTGCCATGGCGTTGTTTGGTGAAAAAACCCTGCACGAGCTGCGTAGCTCCCATCGTCACGCGGTTGCCGAGAATAATCAGAGCCGCTCCTCACATGTGCAGAGTTTCCCTGATCTCAATGAAGTCTCTACCGCCATCGAGCTGGCCGGTCTGTCGTGTCATGAGCTTTGCAGCACGATGGAGGTTGAATTTCATCGGGATGTCCCGGACTTGTTGCGGCAACTCAAGCAGATAGGCGCCAGTAACGCGGCTACAGATCGTCCGCGAGGACTGGCTTCCCGACAAGTCATGCAATCGATGATCAAAGAATATGAGCGCAGTTACAGGTCTGAGGCTGGTTTGCCGGCCAGTTACGAGGTGATTATTACTCTTGCCCAAAAGCTTGAAAGGGGCAGGGTGCGAATATAG
- a CDS encoding OmpA family protein — protein MKCLKVGGLLTLVAILCLAGFAQAGQREGAFSVSPMVGYHVFEGDQNTEDNLFAGFSLGYNVSKRWAAEVEVRYTGTETDLSGAPDEDIDVWSFGVNALYHFNPDGPFVPYLSAGFGGMYFDVDGYDDDSDYMMNWGAGAKYFISDDTALRLDLRHVLDFHSDREWDRTSGDDLDNNFLASAGLYWQFGGPALAPPPPLDSDGDGIPDLRDKCPDTPLGVMVDAVGCPPVEKTPPPPPPPVVVKPTPKVTKEIITFNLQFGFDKYEITDEMIPALEQAKLILDEDSTTTFLVLGHTCSIGSDSYNQSLSERRATSVKNWLISNGIAAERLEAIGYGESQPKYDNGIEESRKLNRRVEILTQE, from the coding sequence ATGAAATGTTTGAAAGTAGGCGGACTACTAACTTTAGTGGCAATACTGTGCCTTGCAGGGTTTGCCCAGGCTGGCCAAAGGGAAGGCGCCTTCAGCGTTTCTCCGATGGTTGGCTACCATGTCTTTGAAGGCGACCAAAACACAGAGGACAACTTGTTCGCAGGCTTCTCCCTCGGCTATAACGTGAGTAAGCGTTGGGCCGCGGAAGTTGAAGTCCGCTACACAGGGACAGAAACAGATTTATCAGGAGCTCCAGATGAGGATATTGATGTCTGGTCCTTCGGCGTGAATGCCCTCTACCACTTCAACCCGGACGGGCCTTTTGTTCCTTATTTGTCAGCGGGTTTCGGCGGCATGTATTTCGATGTCGACGGCTATGACGACGATTCAGATTACATGATGAACTGGGGCGCAGGTGCCAAGTACTTCATCAGCGACGACACGGCCTTACGCCTGGACTTGCGTCATGTGCTGGACTTCCACTCCGATCGTGAGTGGGATCGCACAAGTGGAGATGATCTAGACAATAACTTCCTGGCTTCGGCCGGACTCTACTGGCAATTCGGTGGTCCTGCACTTGCCCCTCCACCACCATTGGACAGCGACGGCGACGGTATCCCCGATCTTCGTGACAAGTGTCCCGACACACCACTTGGTGTTATGGTTGACGCCGTCGGTTGTCCCCCTGTCGAAAAAACTCCTCCACCACCACCGCCACCGGTTGTAGTGAAGCCGACCCCTAAAGTGACCAAGGAGATCATCACCTTCAACCTGCAGTTCGGCTTCGACAAGTACGAGATCACCGATGAGATGATCCCTGCATTGGAGCAAGCCAAGCTCATCCTGGACGAAGACTCTACCACGACCTTCCTGGTACTAGGCCATACCTGTTCCATCGGCTCCGACAGCTATAACCAGAGCTTGTCTGAACGACGGGCAACTTCAGTCAAGAACTGGTTGATCAGCAACGGTATTGCGGCAGAACGACTGGAAGCTATCGGCTATGGCGAAAGCCAGCCCAAGTACGACAATGGCATAGAGGAGAGCCGCAAGCTGAACCGCCGTGTCGAGATTCTGACTCAGGAGTAG
- a CDS encoding ABC transporter ATP-binding protein — protein MSLIELKKVSKVYRLGSQEIPALTDVSLTFDEGAFAVLAGPSGSGKTTALNLIGCLDRPTSGKVIVSDLDLGAASSKQLADFRLHHIGFIFQSYNLIPVLTAAENAEFTLMLQKVPKLKRRKIVCQLFADLGIDGLEDRRPADLSGGQQQRVAIARAMAANPHVILADEPTANLDSHTAEELLALMRQLNQEKGTTFIFSSHDDRVISQAQRVIRLEDGRLADDSKESQ, from the coding sequence ATGTCTTTAATCGAGCTGAAAAAAGTCTCTAAAGTCTACCGGCTAGGAAGTCAGGAAATACCTGCCCTGACAGACGTGTCTCTCACTTTCGACGAAGGAGCGTTTGCCGTACTGGCAGGGCCCTCTGGAAGCGGCAAGACGACAGCTCTGAATCTGATCGGTTGCCTCGACCGGCCAACGTCCGGGAAAGTGATCGTCAGCGATCTCGACCTCGGCGCGGCAAGCTCGAAACAACTTGCTGACTTTCGTTTGCATCATATCGGATTTATCTTCCAGTCCTACAACCTGATTCCGGTCTTAACAGCGGCGGAGAATGCCGAGTTCACTCTGATGCTGCAGAAGGTCCCGAAACTAAAACGCAGAAAAATCGTCTGCCAACTCTTTGCCGATCTGGGTATCGATGGTCTGGAAGATCGACGGCCAGCCGATCTCTCTGGAGGGCAGCAACAAAGAGTCGCCATTGCCAGGGCTATGGCTGCCAACCCGCACGTCATTCTGGCGGATGAGCCAACGGCAAACCTCGATTCTCACACCGCTGAAGAGCTACTGGCTCTAATGCGCCAGCTCAACCAGGAGAAAGGCACAACCTTCATCTTCAGTTCCCATGACGACAGGGTGATCTCCCAGGCACAAAGAGTGATCCGTCTCGAGGATGGGCGCCTCGCCGATGACAGCAAGGAGAGCCAATGA
- a CDS encoding FtsX-like permease family protein — protein MDHLFLAWKNLWRNRRRTFITLAAIAFSIMLVQAAHNLSYGVYAGMVDSGVRAGSGHVAVYRQNYLESRDETLHFKDRNLITEIAAIAGVEEVLPRLYIPALAQSSRESRGVMVIGVDPQREKVINPFLKALTENSMVRATNSRDAVIGVRLLDELQIKPGQKFVVTAQHQDGTLHSELLRVRGVVKSGMKDIDGSLIMVGLERAGLLTGSSGSVHELSVILANSNDEETVLDQVSTLIEAHPGIEAVNWERAMPNLANAIKLDYASQKFIFLIILLIVTIGVINTLLMSVMERMREFGVILALGSKPMTLRIMIMTEALMLGLLAATIGTLLGSLATWYLVDRGIDLAAFVPETLEFGGVVFDPIMRASWDPVWMGKIAGYVTGLTLLASLYPAIKAGRITPVEGMRHH, from the coding sequence ATGGACCATCTATTTCTGGCCTGGAAAAACCTCTGGAGGAACAGAAGGCGCACCTTCATAACCCTGGCGGCAATTGCTTTCAGCATTATGCTGGTGCAGGCAGCACACAATCTTTCTTACGGGGTTTATGCCGGCATGGTTGACAGTGGCGTCAGAGCCGGCTCAGGTCATGTTGCGGTCTATCGACAGAACTACCTTGAGAGTCGAGACGAAACATTGCATTTCAAGGACCGGAACCTGATTACGGAGATTGCCGCAATTGCCGGCGTTGAAGAGGTCTTGCCTCGCCTCTATATCCCCGCCCTGGCCCAGTCGAGCAGAGAAAGCAGAGGCGTTATGGTCATCGGCGTAGATCCGCAGCGAGAAAAGGTGATCAACCCTTTTCTCAAGGCGCTGACTGAAAACAGCATGGTTCGTGCTACCAATTCACGCGATGCCGTGATCGGAGTTCGCCTGCTTGACGAGCTGCAGATCAAACCCGGCCAAAAGTTCGTCGTCACCGCTCAACACCAGGACGGCACACTACACAGTGAACTCCTGCGTGTTCGAGGAGTTGTCAAATCCGGCATGAAGGACATCGACGGCTCGCTGATCATGGTAGGCCTTGAGCGCGCCGGTCTTCTCACCGGGAGCTCCGGATCTGTTCATGAGTTGTCCGTCATCTTGGCCAACTCGAACGATGAGGAAACTGTCCTGGATCAAGTGTCCACACTGATTGAAGCACATCCCGGGATAGAGGCCGTCAATTGGGAGCGCGCCATGCCCAATCTCGCAAATGCGATCAAACTTGATTACGCCAGCCAGAAGTTCATTTTTCTGATTATCCTGCTGATCGTTACGATCGGCGTGATCAATACCCTGCTCATGTCTGTTATGGAACGTATGCGTGAGTTTGGCGTCATTCTGGCTCTCGGCAGCAAGCCTATGACACTGCGCATCATGATCATGACGGAAGCTCTGATGCTCGGCCTGCTCGCCGCTACAATCGGCACCCTGCTCGGCAGCCTGGCAACCTGGTACCTGGTTGACAGGGGCATTGACCTGGCGGCCTTTGTTCCGGAAACACTCGAGTTCGGCGGGGTCGTTTTCGATCCGATTATGCGGGCAAGTTGGGATCCGGTCTGGATGGGCAAGATTGCCGGTTACGTGACTGGCTTGACACTACTCGCATCCCTCTACCCGGCAATCAAGGCAGGGCGGATTACCCCGGTGGAAGGAATGCGACATCATTAA
- a CDS encoding FtsX-like permease family protein codes for MLLSLAFRNLWRNRRRTLLTLSAMVVSAALLILALGVFSGMFKDMLASATEQYYGHLVLAQPEYHLRRDLFANLSVDIANHPALGNEPEILARSPRLRSFGLLSRQLSSQPVELLGIIPELEQQVTSLQNKITAGYYPKLEDRNGAMIGQGLANKMKLKPGDELVFVTQAADGSIGNDLLIVRGVFATGDSRNDNNLVLAPLPWLQEVMVLPGRIHEVAMILANPMLAAEVADRITPRLPENTEVLDWGDLLPEMREVIAAYGVSRMIIVTILYLATGLGILNTFFMSVMERTREFGILMAQGMRPMAIRSLVLLETLFLGGIALAIGLFCGALMTLYMQQVGIDLTTYITPITYAGGTILPRLHAVFEVANFLVPAGMLLLVSLIAGFLPANRAARLDPVVAVRED; via the coding sequence ATGCTGCTATCACTGGCCTTTCGAAATCTCTGGCGCAACCGCAGGCGCACCCTTTTGACCCTTTCTGCAATGGTGGTCTCCGCAGCCTTGCTGATCCTTGCCCTGGGTGTCTTCTCAGGGATGTTTAAAGACATGCTCGCCTCGGCGACCGAGCAATATTACGGCCACCTGGTGCTTGCTCAACCCGAATACCATCTGCGCCGGGATCTTTTCGCCAATCTCTCTGTCGACATCGCAAACCATCCAGCACTTGGGAATGAACCTGAAATACTGGCAAGATCACCGCGCTTACGCAGCTTCGGCTTACTCTCCAGGCAGCTCAGCAGTCAACCTGTCGAACTCCTTGGCATTATTCCGGAGTTAGAACAGCAGGTCACCTCGCTACAAAACAAGATAACAGCCGGGTATTACCCGAAGCTGGAAGATCGGAACGGCGCAATGATCGGCCAGGGGCTTGCGAACAAAATGAAACTCAAGCCAGGGGACGAACTGGTCTTCGTCACCCAGGCTGCCGATGGATCGATTGGCAATGATCTTCTGATCGTGCGAGGAGTCTTTGCCACCGGCGATAGCCGTAACGACAACAATCTGGTGCTGGCTCCATTACCCTGGCTACAGGAAGTCATGGTGCTACCCGGCCGCATCCACGAAGTCGCTATGATCCTCGCTAACCCCATGCTTGCCGCAGAGGTTGCCGATCGAATCACCCCACGTTTGCCCGAGAACACAGAGGTCCTGGATTGGGGTGATTTACTGCCGGAGATGCGTGAAGTCATAGCGGCCTATGGGGTCAGCCGCATGATCATCGTCACGATCCTTTACCTGGCCACGGGTCTCGGCATTCTCAACACCTTTTTCATGTCTGTTATGGAACGCACCCGTGAGTTCGGCATTCTCATGGCCCAGGGGATGCGGCCAATGGCAATTCGCAGCCTGGTGTTATTGGAGACCTTGTTTCTTGGGGGTATTGCTTTGGCTATCGGCCTGTTCTGTGGAGCTCTGATGACCCTTTATATGCAGCAGGTTGGCATCGACCTCACCACATACATCACGCCAATCACCTATGCCGGGGGAACCATCCTGCCCCGCCTGCACGCTGTCTTTGAAGTCGCCAACTTCCTGGTTCCGGCCGGCATGCTGCTACTCGTCAGCCTGATTGCTGGTTTTCTGCCCGCCAATCGAGCCGCGCGGCTCGATCCCGTGGTTGCGGTACGAGAGGATTGA